One stretch of Candida orthopsilosis Co 90-125, chromosome 3 draft sequence DNA includes these proteins:
- a CDS encoding nucleosome assembly protein, whose translation MDILKQEKVIDRLEDGSEDSQERFKKMFYSMLDDFCVALLYNEADEKLLEVLYDLWIYLKELKLARSTMEYALSSKSESDDLSGLLPIDSGTQKNLLMLKNKLSSGLSSELISDALSARFKFLEPMKLDIENSQIRQQKKNKINVKLTLKDQSLSWEDFIDAINNAVKNFQDETKVEDIHRQKLRFTEPYLLTEEPLEVISFEKVDLVEEKVETPQDTSTVEESEKQVISENKPLDTSNDAETDEKNDEQSQGEAQETRQQNYRASKRLARVESNPEKPEVIVEKEHFSGVDYFISKLKEIGRSFDIADVSSVYLKSVDAPKYLNDFVTIINNWDPSFTRAFGSFNMRKSQAADDNVKLLEILSNFSDNIRKGSSLDNVVGLSNLENDVLSDLTRRDADYITLKTDIIRYLLGYNGTSLILGYKWNQSMLSKFNEWVLQFEGFLTNTFGTSLEDTRIAVGVFENLVDQSISLESQIRHSINSKRFNKAVTNGLCLDSIKYNDTIAKWSQIISSMLSSVVGSEKDRAILNARFKWSKLLKQKSQTVAWDTNKSTQAFLEALLSFLTRCEFDINVQYPNYKNFPDLNIENVRSQLTVISVLTIFWRILFSSHTKGNAEAVALLEDILLDSERPKSEAILSIKTFMSTGNIDMKLSLWNILLQFYKSSGVASKLIFGFGKSVGEFNNYLVGDEYLGLPDSTRLTILCKVLGFYNNNLSYIVQLLEVSDWWLGESMDLKPVASLLEICLLFEVHEEACSITSLRKSIKENSHPSYDLFKAMFLKTVVVLLAMLRKNCSSEILHAAIKLFHAQLGASGICDAANGIFLRVSQEYLSGLDGTDEDKSQLIKCRYHYNIGIEGFSPFDHGTQIKENLVENDCEELAKFVLPLCFHTNTIKNVPKHDMKVIIEEMYEVIGDPDFENDEVLSRNKAMLDYFLDSTQLTPRFVRDTFHGLMSLEFDVTKSKFGSSGLYYLQGLLIFSSYKLRKKNMQGRAVEIENAITLFKNDLICGGNRMESWFLMGQAYGYLVEDDLIWTSDKLTVMDRKIGTANLQRKSLICYLMAINCTLDESVKERIKPIVGSLMSLFAKELFGAVSMPMDMLALKVQSQPKFVRSLTGASFLNASEKPALPQMFCFKLIKQSFHLAIRAEDADWSDFYYLSKTQRKLNDPPIQVLNTMANACAMVSKAKQPEFIIEPFYSLVSLCMKYVKSNEITPGEGLGYLRRVPLVNIEVEEVSSKKEFYDIIVTALKQIDASDRKNWQHRAKYRLARVLYDEYKDVDGAAAIMSNFISLKSVNKQLVSIWKPEAERPGKHFLYTYQYIRFYVELLKAKKDINSLITMMPKLRRSSSIMVNLYNAWEFLCSTICKMMRNALSVGDSFSYTDHFINNLSYSVFTTNVKSMLESLEKNGVPSDLVPHLCFLHGANDMKKSNNGYGPTSFIDDTIVTIFFKIYTYYNKDTNFYSTFTSPGLKKKIAKKDTFPLTTELLKFGKKEVDSKLGASNKGYNVALDELLAQRDEQLKREALVLDTSEEPEGMSPQNRSDVARKNTETNSFTPSKLKEEAVDATVVGVQTIQEKKSAVASSDDNVKRFLVPATYVNIQDNAETASRDVTSETNGGNKRPLETQFNPLNKEVIVIDSDGDSEVDERPAKRSK comes from the coding sequence ATGGATATTTTGAAGCAAGAAAAAGTAATAGATCGTTTAGAGGACGGTAGTGAAGATCTGCAAGAAAGGTTTAAAAAGATGTTTTATTCAATGTTGGACGATTTTTGCGTGGCTTTATTATACAATGAGGCggatgaaaaattgttggaagTTTTATACGATTTATGGatatatttgaaagaattgaaactAGCGAGGTCGACAATGGAATATGCCTTGAGTAGCAAAAGCGAAAGTGATGATCTTTCTGGCCTTTTGCCTATTGATTCAGGCACtcaaaagaatttgttgatgctcAAGAACAAACTCTCATCTGGACTATCAAGCGAGTTAATCTCAGACGCTCTCAGTGCCCGCTTCAAGTTTCTAGAGCCAATGAAGCTCGATATTGAAAATCTGCAAATACGACAgcagaaaaagaataaaatcAATGTTAAATTAACTCTTAAAGACCAGTCACTTTCATGGGAGGACTTCATTGATGCTATCAATAATGCCgttaaaaattttcagGACgaaacaaaagttgaagatatACATCGGCAAAAACTACGATTTACAGAACCCTATCTTTTGACGGAGGAGCCTCTTGAGGTTATTTCTTTCGAAAAAGTTGATCTTGTGGAAGAGAAAGTAGAGACTCCCCAAGATACACTGACCGTGGAAGAAAGTGAGAAACAAGTGATTTCGGAAAACAAACCCTTGGATACAAGCAACGATGCTGAAACAGATGAGAAAAATGATGAACAACTGCAGGGGGAAGCTCAAGAAACTAGACAACAAAACTACAGAGCATCAAAACGTTTGGCCAGAGTTGAGTCCAACCCTGAGAAACCGGAAGTTATAGTGGAAAAGGAGCATTTCAGTGGTGTTGACTACTTCATCAGCAAACTAAAGGAGATAGGCCGGTCCTTCGATATTGCTGACGTATCCCTGGTGTATTTGAAAAGCGTAGATGCACCGAAATATTTGAACGATTTTGTgaccatcatcaacaattgggaTCCAAGCTTTACAAGAGCATTTGGCTCATTCAATATGAGAAAATCACAAGCGGCGGATGATAATGTTAAGTTGCTAGAAATTTTGAGCAATTTCAGTGATAATATACGAAAGGGTTCATCTTTGGAcaatgttgttggtttatCCAACTTGGAAAACGATGTTTTACTGGATCTTACACGGAGAGATGCCGATTACATAACATTGAAGACCGATATCATCAGGTACTTGCTTGGTTATAATGGAACTCTGCTTATTCTAGGATACAAATGGAACCAATCAATGCTCTCTAAATTCAATGAGTGGGTATTGCAATTTGAAGGCTTTTTGACGAATACCTTTGGTACCCTGCTTGAGGATACGAGGATAGCAGTAGgggtttttgaaaatttggtCGATCAGTCAATTAGCTTGGAGTCTCAAATTAGACATTCGATCAACTCCAAACGATTTAATAAAGCAGTCACAAATGGGTTGTGCTTGGATCTGATCAAGTATAACGACACGATTGCCAAGTGGTCGCAAATCATCAGTTCAATGCTATCTTCTGTTGTTGGATCTGAGAAAGACAGGGCTATCCTTAATGCCAGATTTAAATGGAGcaaacttttgaaacaaaagtcACAAACTGTAGCTTGGGATACCAATAAGTCCACGCAAGCTTTCCTTGAGGCTCTTCTTAGTTTCTTGACAAGATGTGaatttgatatcaatgTGCAATACCCCAACTATAAAAACTTTCCGGATTTaaacattgaaaatgttaGATCGCAGTTGACTGTTATTTCAGTGCTCACAATATTCTGGAGAATTTTGTTTTCGAGTCATACTAAAGGTAATGCGGAGGCAGTGGCTTTGTTGGAAGACATATTACTTGACCTGGAGAGGCCAAAGAGTGAAGCTATTTTATCGATCAAGACTTTTATGAGCACTGGAAACATCGACATGAAATTGAGTTTGTGGAACATATTGCTTCAATTTTACAAGCTGCTGGGAGTGGCTTCCAAACTTATATTTGGCTTTGGTAAAAGTGTTGGAGAGTTTAATAACTAccttgttggtgatgaataCTTAGGACTTCCTGATAGCACTAGGCTCACAATCCTATGCAAGGTCTTGGGATTTTACAACAATAATCTTAGTTACATTGTACAACTTTTGGAAGTTCTGGATTGGTGGCTTGGTGAATCTATGGACTTAAAGCCTGTTGCGTCATTACTCGAGATTTGTTTGCTTTTTGAAGTGCATGAGGAAGCGTGTAGCATCACGTCGTTGCGAAAATCAATAAAGGAAAACTCACACCCGTCGTATGATTTATTCAAGGCtatgtttttgaaaacagttgttgttttattaGCAATGTTAAGAAAAAATTGCTCATCAGAAATTTTGCATGCAGCAATAAAGCTCTTTCACGCTCAACTAGGAGCTTCTGGAATATGTGATGCAGCAAATGGTATATTTTTAAGAGTCTCGCAAGAATATCTCAGTGGGCTAGATGGAACAGATGAAGATAAgagtcaattgatcaagtgTAGATATCACTATAATATCGGAATTGAAGGCTTCTCCCCCTTCGATCACGGCACTCAGATCAAGGAAAATTTAGTTGAGAATGATTGTGAAGAGTTGGccaaatttgttttgcCATTATGTTTTCACACAAATACTATCAAAAATGTACCTAAACACGACATGAAGGTGATAATTGAGGAGATGTATGAAGTTATAGGTGATCCtgactttgaaaatgatgaagttttgaGTAGAAACAAAGCGATGCTTGATTACTTCTTGGACTCAACGCAGCTTACCCCAAGATTTGTGCGTGACACTTTTCATGGATTAATGAGTTTGGAGTTTGATGTTACAAAATCTAAATTTGGGTCCAGCGGATTATACTATCTTCAAGGCTTGTTGATATTCTCCTCATACAAGTTGCGTAAGAAAAACATGCAGGGAAGGGCAGtcgaaattgaaaatgcgATCACATTGTTTAAGAATGATTTAATTTGCGGGGGAAACCGCATGGAGAGCTGGTTTTTGATGGGCCAAGCTTATGGCTATTTGGTAGAGGACGACTTGATTTGGACTTCAGATAAATTGACGGTAATGGATAGGAAAATTGGAACTGCTAATTTGCAAAGAAAGTCGCTCATTTGTTATCTCATGGCTATTAATTGCACTCTTGATGAGCTGGTTAAAGAGCGCATCAAGCCAATAGTAGGGAGCTTAATGTCGTTGTTTGCAAAAGAATTATTTGGAGCTGTTTCCATGCCAATGGATATGCTCGCATTAAAGGTTCAATCACAGCCAAAGTTTGTTAGAAGCCTTACTGGGGCATCATTTTTAAATGCTTCCGAAAAGCCCGCCTTACCACAGATGTTTTGCTTTAAACTAATTAAACAGTCATTTCATTTGGCTATCCGAGCGGAAGATGCGGACTGGTCAGACTTTTACTATCTATCTAAAACACAACGCAAATTGAACGATCCTCCCATTCAAGTTTTGAACACCATGGCGAATGCCTGTGCAATGGTGTCAAAGGCAAAACAACCCGAGTTTATTATTGAACCATTTTATTCATTGGTGTCGTTATGCATGAAGTATGTCAAGCTGAATGAAATCACACCTGGAGAGGGGCTAGGCTATTTGCGTCGAGTGCCTCTAGTAAACATCGAAGTTGAAGAGGTCAGCTCAAAGAAGGAGTTTTACGATATCATTGTGACGgctttgaaacaaattgatgCTTCTGATAGAAAAAACTGGCAACATCGAGCCAAATATAGACTCGCGAGAGTTCTTTATGATGAATACAAGGATGTTGATGGGGCCGCTGCAATAATGTCAAACTTTATATCGCTAAAATCTGTCAACAAGCAATTGGTACTGATTTGGAAACCAGAAGCAGAGCGTCCAGGAAAACATTTTTTGTACACATACCAATACATCCGATTTTACGTTGAATTATTAAAAGCAAAGAAGGATATCAATAGCTTAATTACTATGATGCCCAAACTTCGCCGTTCGAGTTCAATCATGGTTAACTTATACAATGCGTGGGAATTTCTTTGTTCtacaatttgcaaaatgatGAGAAATGCCTTAAGCGTGGGGGACTCATTCCTGTACACCGatcatttcatcaacaacttgtcTTATCTGGTTTTCACCACAAATGTGAAATCGATGCTTGAGTCGTTGGAAAAAAACGGAGTTCCATCTGATTTGGTACCCCATTTATGTTTTCTACATGGCGCTAATGATATGAAGAAATCGAATAATGGATATGGTCCCACCTCTTTCATTGATGATACAATAGTAACAATCTTTTTTAAGATATACACATATTACAACAAGGACACGAACTTTTATTCTACTTTTACTTCGCCtggtttgaaaaagaagattgCTAAAAAGGATACTTTCCCACTAACGACTGAGTTGTTAAAATTCGGTAAGAAGGAAGTCGATTCGAAATTGGGCGCTTCAAACAAGGGTTATAACGTAGCTTTGGATGAGCTATTGGCTCAGCGTGATGAACAATTAAAGAGAGAGGCCCTAGTGTTGGATACTTCAGAAGAGCCCGAAGGAATGCTGCCTCAAAACCGGCTGGATGTGGCAAGAAAAAACACTGAAACAAATTCTTTCACACCAAGCAAATTGAAGGAAGAAGCTGTGGATGCAACTGTTGTAGGTGTACAGACAATCCAAGAGAAAAAATCAGCTGTGGCATCCTCTGATGACAATGTCAAGCGGTTTTTGGTACCTGCAACGTATGTTAACATTCAAGACAATGCAGAAACAGCATCGCGTGATGTTACATCTGAAACAAACGGAGGAAACAAAAGACCGCTTGAGACGCAGTTCAACCCATTGAATAAAGAGGTGATTGTCATTGACTCTGATGGCGATTCAGAAGTGGATGAGAGACCGGCAAAGAGAAGTAAATAA
- a CDS encoding Fsh1 protein (S. cerevisiae homolog FSH1 localizes to cytoplasm, nucleus) yields the protein MPSISKVLCLPGYLQSGSTLARKSSGLRKILSKKLGIQVDYITPCHEIKSRQELSFPLGPTNEESDKVWSQIVENGSNARWFDAQSANNYIGLDESIKFVIDHIEKNGPYDGIIGFSQGAAMAVMITNCLKKYLPAHPPFKISMIVSGFCLTVPSNGDLSDENKQRILQITDVHQYATEVKISKKAAEYLCDANGESTGKVLPTEVILLYGANDSIVPPIRSEYVGSLYNAKSVHTFAHEGGHFFPNDKKVVQPIAELFDKKINGKL from the coding sequence ATGCCGAGTATATCGAAAGTGCTTTGTCTCCCCGGATACTTACAAAGCGGAAGTACACTAGCAAGAAAGTCTTCGGGGTTGCGCAAGATTCTCTCGAAAAAACTAGGTATTCAAGTCGACTATATCACACCATGCcatgaaatcaaatcaagacAAGAATTGAGTTTCCCTTTAGGTCCTAcaaatgaagaaagtgATAAGGTTTGGagtcaaattgttgagaatGGAAGCAATGCTAGATGGTTTGATGCTCAAAGTGCGAATAATTACATTGGTTTAGATGAGTCAATAAAGTTTGTAATAGAtcatattgaaaaaaatggACCATATGATGGGATAATTGGGTTTTCGCAAGGTGCCGCGATGGCAGTCATGATCACCAATTGCTTAAAAAAGTACTTGCCTGCTCATCCACctttcaaaatcagcaTGATTGTATCAGGATTTTGTCTAACTGTACCAAGTAATGGTGACCTTAGTGATGAGAATAAGCAACGGATATTGCAGATTACTGATGTTCATCAATATGCAACTGAAGTTAAAATATCGAAGAAAGCTGCCGAGTACTTATGTGATGCCAATGGGGAGAGCACCGGAAAGGTTTTACCAACTGAAGTCATTCTTCTTTATGGAGCCAATGATAGTATTGTGCCTCCAATTAGATCAGAATATGTGGGTAGTTTGTATAACGCTAAACTGGTCCACACTTTTGCTCATGAAGGCGGTCACTTTTTCCCAAACGATAAAAAGGTAGTTCAACCAATAGCAGAGCTATTCGATAAGAAAATCAATGGTAAGTTATAG
- a CDS encoding Abd1 SAM-dependent-RNA (guanine-N7-)-methyltransferase translates to MSANSSLPLKPQAADDPDLKRRRVDNAAELGGLSRRELTPTAKPVSAYGDVKQKPAWFKSDEDRNLKYEKYGRRLDMASTSYVSRNSEPLGVVSYQRRGEEQDSRLNRLKRARETVERDTSPREEVQGGGEEGEEDESVQPYLHLDVANPSSTRIRNDNYHTFHSRIKDKENRDINSIVRQHYNQRTQQSKSQGPRTSSPIYKLRNFNNTIKYILLGNWAKHDAESSPLFSILDLCCGKGGDLNKCEFIKIDQYIGIDISDLSVREAFNRYSRQKARFKPRNGARAENRYNFEACFATGDCFTQYVPDILEPNFPGIIEKTFPVDVVSTQFALHYAFESEEKVNTLLTNVSKSLRVGGRFIGTIPSSDFIKSKIVDKQYFKDAKTGKVKFGNGLYSVTFDKEPPEDGVFRPPFGNRYSYWLKDAVDDVPEYVVPFEILRTICEEHNLMLKYKKNFIDIFNQEIPRYFGKLNRNLIDGLKRSDEKYGAEGEEKEAVGFYIGFVFEKVG, encoded by the coding sequence ATGTCAGCAAATTCATCACTACCATTAAAGCCCCAAGCTGCAGATGACCCAGATTTGAAAAGGCGTCGAGTGGATAATGCAGCAGAGCTTGGGGGACTTTCAAGAAGGGAACTTACTCCTACGGCCAAACCGGTATCAGCATATGGAGATGTTAAACAGAAACCAGCATGGTTTAAAAGTGATGAGGATAGGAATTTGAAGTATGAAAAGTATGGACGGCGATTAGATATGGCATCTACGAGTTATGTTAGTAGAAATTCAGAGCCTTTGGGTGTGGTATCTTATCAACGAAGAGGGGAAGAGCAAGACTCGCGATTAAATCGATTGAAACGAGCTAGAGAAACAGTTGAGAGAGATACATCTCCACGCGAAGAAGTACAAGGTGGGGGAGAAGAAGGTGAAGAGGACGAGTCAGTTCAACCTTATTTACATCTTGACGTGGCGAATCCATCATCAACCCGTATACGCAATGACAATTATCACACATTTCACAGTCGTATCAAAGATAAGGAGAATCGTGATATAAATAGTATAGTCAGACAGCACTACAACCAAAGAACACAGCAATCTAAAAGTCAAGGTCCTAGGACCAGCTCCCCCATTtacaaattgagaaatttcaacaacacaatcaaGTACATTCTACTTGGCAATTGGGCCAAACATGATGCTGAGTCATCtccattgttttcaatattggATTTATGCTGTGGGAAAGGTGGagatttgaacaaatgtGAATTTATTAAGATCGATCAATATATAGGAATTGATATTTCCGATTTATCAGTTCGGGAGGCTTTTAACAGATACTCAAGACAAAAGGCAAGATTTAAACCACGAAATGGAGCACGAGCCGAGAACAGATATAATTTTGAAGCATGTTTTGCCACTGGTGACTGCTTTACTCAGTATGTTCCGGATATATTGGAACCAAACTTTCCCGGAATTATAGAGAAAACATTCCCTGTTGATGTGGTATCTACCCAATTTGCATTACATTATGCATTTGAATCAGAAGAGAAGGTAAATACGTTATTAACCAACGTCTCCAAATCGTTAAGAGTAGGTGGTCGTTTTATTGGAACTATCCCCTCTTCagatttcatcaaatcaaaaatagTTGACAAGCAGTATTTCAAGGATGCCAAGACGGGCAAGGTCAAGTTTGGTAATGGCTTATACTCCGTTACATTTGATAAGGAGCCACCCGAGGATGGTGTATTCAGACCTCCTTTTGGTAATAGATATAGTTATTGGTTGAAAGAtgcagttgatgatgttcCAGAATATGTTGTACCATTTGAGATTCTTCGAACAATCTGCGAAGAACATAACTTAATGTTGAAGtataaaaagaattttattgacattttcaatcagGAAATACCTCGATACTTTGGAAAGTTGAATAGAAACTTAATTGATGGGTTGAAACGAAGTGATGAGAAATACGGGGCCGAgggagaagaaaaagaagctGTTGGGTTTTACATTGGCTTTGTTTTCGAAAAGGTTGGATAG
- a CDS encoding Abd1 SAM-dependent-RNA (guanine-N7-)-methyltransferase, which yields MHNLGYFACILLGLISLASASLEPYEKLGKKRIFYACTNQIVSEVSFCPPLERACQCENKNYMATIAGCLRDVNDDLNFTINFMHENCVYYNITVADDWYDDAIKLYDEKAKSASEIPNFNISVPIDVPFKLNHTMTGIYQESFKRFYDNYDDSVNYGAGMLGYWLLVLILGAVFNWTKILFPNFTKKMTNPVVNWWREYISMPATFRKKKSQEQNFLRYFGFLIPSRLESLVIFLFYCVTIWLHAMNSQAIDGDPVFGSKYDAEMRYVSDRSGITATLMMPLVFLYAGRNNFLQWLVQWDYSTFMAYHRHTARVMFALAVIHSVGYTIIVKDYYAEDAAETYFFWGIIATTVGGLIMIQGFFYLRRRWYEIFLFLHIVLAAVWVVGVWIHVRDLGYI from the coding sequence ATGCACAACCTCGGATACTTTGCGTGCATTTTGCTTGGTCTCATTTCATTAGCTAGTGCCAGCTTAGAACCATACGAAAAGTTAGGTAAAAAGAGAATCTTTTATGCTTGTACCAATCAAATAGTGTCAGAGGTTTCGTTCTGTCCACCATTGGAGAGAGCTTGTCAATGTGAAAACAAGAATTACATGGCCACCATTGCTGGGTGTTTAAGAGATGTTAACGACGATTTAAACtttacaatcaatttcatgcATGAAAACTGTGTCTACTACAATATCACTGTCGCCGATGATTGGTATGATGATGCTATAAAATTGTATGATGAAAAGGCAAAGTCTGCTAGTGAGATACCAAACTTCAACATAAGTGTACCAATTGATGTTCCTTTTAAATTAAATCATACCATGACAGGTATATATCAAGaatcattcaaaagattttacGACAATTATGATGACTCAGTCAACTATGGCGCTGGTATGTTGGGTTAttggttgttggtgttAATATTGGGTGCCGTTTTCAACTGGACAAAAATATTGTTCCcaaatttcaccaaaaagATGACAAACCCAGTGGTTAATTGGTGGAGGGAGTATATTTCCATGCCTGCAACGTTcagaaagaagaagctgCAGGagcaaaactttttgaGATACTTTGGATTTTTGATCCCTTCAAGGCTTGAATCTTTAGTTATATTTTTGTTCTACTGTGTTACCATCTGGCTTCATGCAATGAATAGTCAAGCTATAGACGGAGACCCGGTATTTGGCTCTAAATATGACGCTGAAATGAGATATGTTTCCGATAGGTCTGGTATTACTGCAACTTTGATGATGCCATTGGTCTTTTTGTATGCTGgaagaaacaatttcttGCAATGGTTGGTGCAATGGGACTATAGTACTTTTATGGCATATCACAGACATACAGCAAGAGTGATGTTTGCCTTGGCAGTGATTCATTCGGTTGGTTACACTATCATTGTTAAAGACTACTATGCTGAAGATGCTGCTGAAacttattttttttgggGTATTATTGCGACAACGGTGGGAGGTCTTATCATGATTCAAGGTTTTTTTTACCTTAGAAGAAGATGGTATgaaatctttttgtttttacACATTGTTCTTGCTGCGGTATGGGTAGTCGGTGTTTGGATCCATGTCAGGGATTTGGGTTACATC